The Streptomyces sp. NBC_01463 DNA window CAGGACGACCCGCGCGCGGATGGCGAGGGGGCCGCTGCTGCTCTCCCAGCGGCGCAGCACGGCCCGGGTTTCGGGTTCGAGGTCAGGCACCGGTACCTCCGACGGCCAGGCGCAGGGTGAGGATCTGGAAGGGGCGCAGGCACACGGTGACGTCGCCGTCGTGATGGGGGTGTCCGGCGAGCGGCCGCTCCAGGAGGTCCGTCTCGCACACGGATGCCAGGGCGAATCCCGCGGTGAGCGTGGTGCGGGCGCGTCCGCCGCGCGCCTCGTAGAGCCGCACGACGACATCGCCGGAGTGGTCGTCCGCCAGTTTGACCGCTTCGACGACGACATCGGGGTGATCGACGGCGAGCAGCGGGCGGGCGGACCGGCCGGGCCTGAGCGGCAGATCGAGGCGGTATCCCTCGGTGATCGCGTCGCCGGGGTCCGCGCCCGGCCTGAGCGTGTGGCGGAAGAGCTGCGGCCCCCGGTCGGCGTGCGGGTCCCGGCCCTGCCCGGCGCCGAGCAGGGTGAGCCGGAGGGTGGTGGTGGAGCCGCCGTCGTCGCGCGTCCGCCGTACGACGTCGTATCCGTGGCCGGTGTCCGAGGCGAGGGCTACGCCCCAGCGGTGCTCGCCGATGTGCAGCCAGCGATGGGTCCGGTGCGCGGCGGCTACGTCGGTGGCATGCCCGGCGAGTCCGAACGCGATGTCTCCCAGGACGTGTTCCGCGTGGACGTCGAGGGGCCACAGCGACTGAAGCGCACTGTCCCGCTCCCGCCAGTCGATGGCGGTGTCGATCGCGAGGGCGTGACCGCCGGCCGCCAGGGACAGTTCCTGTACGACGGTGGAGCGCCCCGTGGTCCGTTCCACCCGGAGCCGCACCATCAGCGGGCCCTCGTCGGTGAGCCGTACGCTCAGCGCCTCGGTGAGGTCCCGGCCGGCGCGGCCGGGCCCGGGAGGCCGGCCGGCCGGGCCGTCCGGCCGGAGCCGGAGGAGGTTGCCGAGGCGGCCGGGGGCGATGGCGTCGCGGCCGGTGGCCAGATCGCACACGGAGCCGACCAGGCCACGGGCGTCGACGCGGACCGATGTCAGCCCGTTGGCCAGGAGGTATCCGCCGTCCGGCGTGCGCCGGACGGTGACCGGTGGGGTGCCGTCGAGCGGCAGCCCCGCCCGGCCGGTCCCGAGTGCGGGTGCCTCGGCGAGATGCGCCCGGCGCCCGTCGGCCAGGTCCTGGCCGTGCGGGATCAGGGGGTCGGCGTCGACGACGACCACTTCGCGGCGGTCGTACGGGGCCGCGTTGAGCACCGCCGGTCCGTCGGCGGGTCCGTTGACGCGACGGATCAGGGCCTCCAGCCGGCGGTGGATGTCGCGGTGCTCCAGCTCGGTCTCCTGGTGGACCCAGGAGATGCCCGTCCCGGCGGCGACGTCCTGCGCCTGGTGGAGCAGGACCCGCTTCCAGAGGGTGTCGATCTCCTGGTACGGATAGGGCACACCGCCGTGGACGGCCGCTGTCACCGACCACAGTTCGGCCTCGCGCAGCAGCGCCTCCGCCCGGCGGTTGCCGCGCTTGGTGCGGGCCTGCGCGGAGTAGGTGCCGTGGTGGGCCGCGAGGCGGAGCTCTCCTCGGTGCGCCGGGAGGGATCCGTCGTCCATTGCGGTGCCGTCGCTGCTGTCGCCGCCGACGAGGTACTTGAAGGCATCCGCGGGACGGCCCATGGTGACGCGCGGTGATCCTTCGAGGTCGTGGAGCCTGCGGACCGCCTCAAGCAGCTCCCGGGTGGGGACCGCCCCGCCCGCCCCGGACGCGCCGAGGGGCAGCAGCGCGGGAGCCTCGGGTCCGGCCTCGACGGCCGACGCGGCGGCCGATCCGATGGCGGGTCCGAGAGCGGCCGGCCCGGTGCCGTCCGGGTCCGCGGGGGCGAGGCGGCACGGGATGCGGGTCCCGTCGATGCCCTCCCAATGGAACGCGGCGCCGGGCGGGACGGCGATCCCTTCGGCCGGTGTCTTCCCCGCCGCTGCCGGGGCGAGGAGCCAGCGGGCCCCGGCGAGGGCCGCGAGTTGCGGAAGCGCCCCGTTCAGCTCCGGCGCGGCGGGCAGCCAGACGCCGTCGGTGTCCACGGCGAACTCGTCGCGGAAGAAGCGGTGTCCGTGGACGAACTGCCGGACCAGTGACTCGCCGCCCGGGACGCCCGGGTCGGCCTCGACCCACATGCCGCCGACCGGCGCCCAGTTGCCGTCGGCGACCGCCTTGCGTATCCGTTCGAAGATGTGCGGCTGATGGTCGCGCATCCAGGCGTAGTGCTGGGCCGACGAGGCGGCGAAGACCAGCTCCGGATACTCCTCGGCGAGGCTGACCGCGGTGGCGAAGGCCCGTGAGGCCCGGCGTATCGACTCATGCACCGGGAGCCGGCCGGTGTCGACGCGGGCGTGCCCGAAGGCGATCACCGGCTGCGCCGACTCATGGGCCCTGCGGGCCAGTTCGGGGGCGAGGAGCGTACGGGCCCGGTGCACGGTGCCCGCGATGTCCTGGGGGTCGACGGCGTCGGCGGCCCGGACGAGGGCGGTACGGATGCGGTGCCGGCGCGGCTCGGCCGCGGGGAGTTCGCGCATGAGCCGGCCGAGGGTCTCGATGTCGTGGATGAGCTGCCAGACGCCCTCGTCGCGTACGGCGAGGTCGGCGGCCCGGAAGCGGTACAGCGGTTCGCCGCCGGCGGTGGCCGGGTTCCCGAACCGGGCCGCGGGGCCGTGGCGGGTGTCCACGAACGGGGTGGCGGCGGCCTCGACGAGCAGGCGTATGCGCTCTCCGCCGTCCGCCGCCGCGCTGATGGTGACGGGCTCTCCCCCGCCGTGCAGTCCCTGGAGCGGGATGCCGGACGCGTCGTGGACCAGCGCCTCGGCCGGACGGGCGGGCCCTGCGGCGGGGTCGCCGGAGCCGAGGTCGACGAGCGCCTCGACACGTCGCCCGGCCCAGCGTTCGGGCACCCGGGCCTCGAGCCGGAACCAGGTGGTGGACCAGGGCCGGCCCCAGTCGTCGCCGGCCAGAAAGGGTGCGTAGCCGGCCCGCAGCGCGATCCGTACGGGAACGGGCTCCCCCGGCGCCTGCCATGCGCCGATATCGAGGGGAATCCGCTGCGGGTGCAGTGCGGGGCGCAGGATTCCGTCGAGGAAGCGGGAAATGCGGTCCTCTTCGGCGGTCCACCGGTCATGCATGACTGCCCTCCCTGTCCAGGCGTAACAGCCATGTAAAACCATGTGTGTTATCAAGTCAACGCTTACTCCCCTGACATTCCTATGCCTGGTCCTGACCTGCGGAAGAGGCTTTGTCAGGCAATTAAATAAACACCATGGGCTCATTTCGGAAAGTAATTCACTTGACCATTCCGCACGGAAAAGGGGCGGCCGGGTGGCCGCCCCTCGCGGTGCCGGGTCCCCTCGGTCAGGGCCGGCCCACACTCCCGTCGGTGTGGCGCAGCAGGGCCCACCGGTCGTGCACACCCGGCTCCGGAACCGGGTACCGGCGCGCCGCCGCCTCGTCGAAGTCGACGCCGTGCCCGGGTGCTTCGTTCGGTACGAGCCCGCCGTCGTGCGCCACGACGGTGCCCGGGAAGACCTCGTGGACGGCCGGCTTGAAGACCGCCGCCTCCTGGACGCCGAAGGCGTGGCTGCTGATGTCCAGGGCGAGGGTCGCGGCCTGGGCGACCGGGCTGACGTCGGCGGGCCCGTGCGGAGCGAGGCGCACGCCGCGCAGTTCACAGACGGCGGCCAGCTTGCGGGCGGGGGTGAGGCCGCCGAGGGTGGGGACCCGGATGCGGGCGAAGTCGATGGAAGGACCCTCCAGCACCTCCATGAACTGGCGCGTGTCGTGGAAGAGTTCGCCGACGGCGAGCGGCACCGGGCTGCTCGCGTGCAGCCGGCGGAAGTGCCCGGCGTCCTCGGGTGCGAGCAGGTCCTCGACGAAGTAGAGCGCGGCGCCCTCGATCCGCCGCAGGAAATCCCTGGCCTGTCGCGGATCGAGCCGCTCATGGACGTCGTGGAGCAGCTCCACCTCGTCACCGACGCGTTCACGCACCCGGGTGAGCACGTCCGGCACGGTCTTCAGGTAGGCGGCGGAGTTCCACGGGACGGTGCGGTCGGACGAGGCGGCGCCGGCGGCTCCGTAGGTGTCCGATCCGGGGACGGCCGCCTGGATGCGGACGTGCCGGTAGCCGCGCTCGCGGGCCGCCGTCACCTTGTCGGCGATCTCGTGCGCGTCGGCGCCGTCGACGTGCGTGTAGGCCTCGGCGAAGGTGCGGACCCGGCCGCCGAGCAGGGAGTGCAGTGGCGCCCCGAGCCGTTTCGCCTTGAGGTCCCAGAGTGCGACGTCGATCCCGCCCAGGGCGTTTCCCGTGACCGAACCACCCCTCCAGTAGGCGCTGTTGAGCAGCAGCCGGTGGATGTCCTCGATGTCGTCCGGGTCGCGGCCGATGAGCAGGGGGGCGAGGTAGTCGTCGAGGACCGAGCGGACCGCGAGGGTACGCTGCGGATCGCTGGCGCAGCCGAGGCCGTAGAGTCCGGGATCGCTGGTCTCGACACGGACGATGAGGTGGGGGCAGCCGTGAGGGGCCGTCAGAAAGGTGCGGACGGCCGTGATGCGGATCCGGTCCCCCCGCCCGTCGGCCCAGGGGGCCGGGGCGAGGAGGGTGCCGGTACGGGCATCGGACGGGGCCATGCGAACTCCCGCATGCAGATAGCCGAATGATGTACAGCCATCCGAACGTACGGAGGGCCGAACACGTTTGTCAACGGAGCTGATGAATCCGGTGCGAGCGCCCCTCAGTGCTGCCCGAGTCTCTTGATCAGGGTCCGCAGCGAATGGGCCGCGTCGGTGACGGTCCGGGCGATCTCCGCCATCCGCACATCGTCCATCCTGCTGCGGGGCGCGGAGCAGGAGATCGCGTCGCCGCCGCCGTGCGCCGCGTCCAGTGCGACGGCCACGCAGCGGATGTCCACCGAGTTCTCGCCGTCGTCGCTGGCCCACCCGCGCAGCCGCGCCTCGGCGAGCTGGGCGACGAGCGCGTCCGGGTCGGTCACGGTGTCCGGAGTGAGCTGCTCCAGCGGCCAGTTGAGCCTGCGCTGGACCTCCAGGGCGTCGTACTGCGAGAGCACGGCCTTGCCCAGCGCCGTGGCGTGGGCCGGCAGCCGGCGGCCGACCGCCGAGTGCATGCGAAGGGCGTGCCGGGACTCGCGTTTGGCCAGGTAGACGATGTCCGTGCCGTCGAGCCTGCCGAGGTGGACGGTCTCACCCGTCTCCTCCGCGAGGCTGTCGAGCACCGGTCCCGCGAGGCTCGCGACGTCGTCCCCCTCCAGATAGGCGGTGCCGGTCAACAGCGCCTTGAGGCCCAGGCTGTAGCGCGTCCCCGAGGGGTCGACGTCCACCCAGCGGTGCGCCTCCATCGTCCGCAGAATCGCGTGCAGACTGCTCTTCGGCACCGCCATGGCCTGGGCCATCTCCGCGAGGGAGAGCAACGCGCCTTCCGCCCCGAGGAGTTCCAGGACCTCCAGCACCCGAGCTGCGGACTTGACCTCTTCCGGCTTGCGCGCCCGCGCCGTTCCCGCCACCGATTCCACAGAACCTCCGCTCACGCACCGGCGCCCTACGGCCCTCCGGACGACCACCAATTCTCAACTGTCTCTTGACGCTATATCACGTCGAGCCTAAGTTCGGTCACTCCAACGCCATTCGGCTATCTGAACGGTCGAACCCCTAGGTAGGGCTCATGCGTACTCCATTCTCCAGAAATATCCGTTTCGTGGCCCTTGCCACAGCGACCGTGCTCTCGGCCGGCTCCCTTGCCGCCTGTGGCGGCTCCTCCGGCTCCGGCGACTCCAAGTCCCTCACCATGTGGACGTTCAAACAGTCGCACGTCACCGGACTCCGGCACGCTGCGGCGGAGTTCAAGAAGAAGACCGGCATCGACGTGAAGATCCAGGCATACACGCCGGACGACGCGTACGCCACGAAGATCCAGAGTTCGGCGAAGACCGGCAACCTGCCCGACGTACTGGAGATCCACTCCGACGGTGAGGAGCGGGTCTTCGGCGCGGCCGGGATCGTCTCCGACTTCGCCGGCGACTTCAAGGGCGCCTGGGCCGACCGCATCCAGCCGGCCGTCAAGGAGTCGGGGCTCATCACCGAGGCCCGGTTCAAGGACGCCGAGCCCAAGACCGCCAAGGACCACGGCATCGTGAAGGGCGCCCGCTACAGCGTGCCCCTCACCGTCGGCACCTTCGGCACGGTCTACGCCAACAAGAAGAAGCTCGCCGCCGCCGGAATCACGAAGGCCCCGGCCACCTGGGAGGAGTTCCTCGCCGCACTCAAGGCGACCAAGGCCAAGGACAGCGCGTCCGGAGGGCTCTCGCTCGGCCTCAAGGTGCAGTCCACCGGACTCACTTGGGTGCTTCAGCCGCTCGCCTTCGCCCAGCTCGGCCAGCAGGGGTACGAGAAGCTGTTCGGCAAGGACAAGAGCGCCGACTTCAGCTCCCCGAACGGCCTCAAGGTCCTGTCGATGTACAACGAGCTCACGCCGTACTGGATGGCCGGCAGCCAGAGCCTGACCATCGACCAGGCCGACCAGGCGTTCGCCCAGGGGAAGTCCACCTTCAACATCGGCGGTACCTTCACGCTCGCCTTCCTCAAGGAGAACGGCATGAAGCCCGAGGACGTCCTCGCGTTCGGGCTGCCCGCTCCCGAGAACGGAGCCGTGCCCGACCGGGCCCTGGGCGCCCTCGCCCTCACCGGGCTCAGCGTCACCGCGACCAGCAAGCAGCCGGACAACGCCAAGAAGTGGATGCAGTTCCTCTCCGAGCCGAAGGTCGCGGCGGACTTCGCCAAGGACGCGTCCGACATTCCCGCCACCGAGCTGGGCGCCGACTCCGCCAAGGTGCTGGGCCCCACGCTCACCGCGCTGGTCGAAAGCACCAAGGGCACCCCGCAGAACACCTACGACCCCGCCCGGGGCAACGAGTTCCGCGCGCCCGGCTACGAGCAGGACGACGCGGGCACCATCCTCGCCGACCTGACCCCGCTGAAACAGTTCACCGTTCCGGAGACCGCGAAGAAGCTCAGTGAACTGAACGCGGCGTACTGGAAAGCGGCCGGCCAGTGACGCTCGCTTCCCGGCCGGCGGAATCGGGAACGGCCGGGGGCGGGAGCAGGAGCCCGCTCCCGGCCGGGGCACCGGCACCGCTCCGCACGAGGCGTCGCCGGATCGGCGCCGAGGCGGTCAGCGGCTACCTGTTCGTCGCACCCGCCGTGATCCTGTTCTGCGTCCTGGGCCTGTACACCGTCGGCTACGGCTTCCT harbors:
- a CDS encoding glycosyl hydrolase-related protein; this translates as MHDRWTAEEDRISRFLDGILRPALHPQRIPLDIGAWQAPGEPVPVRIALRAGYAPFLAGDDWGRPWSTTWFRLEARVPERWAGRRVEALVDLGSGDPAAGPARPAEALVHDASGIPLQGLHGGGEPVTISAAADGGERIRLLVEAAATPFVDTRHGPAARFGNPATAGGEPLYRFRAADLAVRDEGVWQLIHDIETLGRLMRELPAAEPRRHRIRTALVRAADAVDPQDIAGTVHRARTLLAPELARRAHESAQPVIAFGHARVDTGRLPVHESIRRASRAFATAVSLAEEYPELVFAASSAQHYAWMRDHQPHIFERIRKAVADGNWAPVGGMWVEADPGVPGGESLVRQFVHGHRFFRDEFAVDTDGVWLPAAPELNGALPQLAALAGARWLLAPAAAGKTPAEGIAVPPGAAFHWEGIDGTRIPCRLAPADPDGTGPAALGPAIGSAAASAVEAGPEAPALLPLGASGAGGAVPTRELLEAVRRLHDLEGSPRVTMGRPADAFKYLVGGDSSDGTAMDDGSLPAHRGELRLAAHHGTYSAQARTKRGNRRAEALLREAELWSVTAAVHGGVPYPYQEIDTLWKRVLLHQAQDVAAGTGISWVHQETELEHRDIHRRLEALIRRVNGPADGPAVLNAAPYDRREVVVVDADPLIPHGQDLADGRRAHLAEAPALGTGRAGLPLDGTPPVTVRRTPDGGYLLANGLTSVRVDARGLVGSVCDLATGRDAIAPGRLGNLLRLRPDGPAGRPPGPGRAGRDLTEALSVRLTDEGPLMVRLRVERTTGRSTVVQELSLAAGGHALAIDTAIDWRERDSALQSLWPLDVHAEHVLGDIAFGLAGHATDVAAAHRTHRWLHIGEHRWGVALASDTGHGYDVVRRTRDDGGSTTTLRLTLLGAGQGRDPHADRGPQLFRHTLRPGADPGDAITEGYRLDLPLRPGRSARPLLAVDHPDVVVEAVKLADDHSGDVVVRLYEARGGRARTTLTAGFALASVCETDLLERPLAGHPHHDGDVTVCLRPFQILTLRLAVGGTGA
- a CDS encoding mandelate racemase, whose amino-acid sequence is MAPSDARTGTLLAPAPWADGRGDRIRITAVRTFLTAPHGCPHLIVRVETSDPGLYGLGCASDPQRTLAVRSVLDDYLAPLLIGRDPDDIEDIHRLLLNSAYWRGGSVTGNALGGIDVALWDLKAKRLGAPLHSLLGGRVRTFAEAYTHVDGADAHEIADKVTAARERGYRHVRIQAAVPGSDTYGAAGAASSDRTVPWNSAAYLKTVPDVLTRVRERVGDEVELLHDVHERLDPRQARDFLRRIEGAALYFVEDLLAPEDAGHFRRLHASSPVPLAVGELFHDTRQFMEVLEGPSIDFARIRVPTLGGLTPARKLAAVCELRGVRLAPHGPADVSPVAQAATLALDISSHAFGVQEAAVFKPAVHEVFPGTVVAHDGGLVPNEAPGHGVDFDEAAARRYPVPEPGVHDRWALLRHTDGSVGRP
- a CDS encoding IclR family transcriptional regulator, yielding MSGGSVESVAGTARARKPEEVKSAARVLEVLELLGAEGALLSLAEMAQAMAVPKSSLHAILRTMEAHRWVDVDPSGTRYSLGLKALLTGTAYLEGDDVASLAGPVLDSLAEETGETVHLGRLDGTDIVYLAKRESRHALRMHSAVGRRLPAHATALGKAVLSQYDALEVQRRLNWPLEQLTPDTVTDPDALVAQLAEARLRGWASDDGENSVDIRCVAVALDAAHGGGDAISCSAPRSRMDDVRMAEIARTVTDAAHSLRTLIKRLGQH
- a CDS encoding extracellular solute-binding protein; amino-acid sequence: MALATATVLSAGSLAACGGSSGSGDSKSLTMWTFKQSHVTGLRHAAAEFKKKTGIDVKIQAYTPDDAYATKIQSSAKTGNLPDVLEIHSDGEERVFGAAGIVSDFAGDFKGAWADRIQPAVKESGLITEARFKDAEPKTAKDHGIVKGARYSVPLTVGTFGTVYANKKKLAAAGITKAPATWEEFLAALKATKAKDSASGGLSLGLKVQSTGLTWVLQPLAFAQLGQQGYEKLFGKDKSADFSSPNGLKVLSMYNELTPYWMAGSQSLTIDQADQAFAQGKSTFNIGGTFTLAFLKENGMKPEDVLAFGLPAPENGAVPDRALGALALTGLSVTATSKQPDNAKKWMQFLSEPKVAADFAKDASDIPATELGADSAKVLGPTLTALVESTKGTPQNTYDPARGNEFRAPGYEQDDAGTILADLTPLKQFTVPETAKKLSELNAAYWKAAGQ